From the genome of Halorussus caseinilyticus, one region includes:
- a CDS encoding transcriptional regulator FilR1 domain-containing protein, whose protein sequence is MSGKDGAFGNDVPAPDDLMRTMAKTEELIRMLRDEAKYKPHLASELGVSKSTVYNWATELIEYDIVRRTDEGYELTALGEQLFEFYHCVTRVTTQLYDMQTFLEALPNHHHPPLSTLADADIVDESDHPYAPFERVVDWVKDAEHVVGTPAIMSTEKLEALAPKFRSNEMSADVVLERKDVELMRRHVPDTLDAILGNATVYETEREIPVRLYITESLSPSVGIATLTDNRQISMFVQLRGDEAVEWGFELYEEFRKDATRIETFR, encoded by the coding sequence ATGTCCGGGAAAGACGGTGCGTTCGGAAACGACGTGCCAGCGCCTGACGATTTGATGCGAACGATGGCGAAAACGGAAGAACTCATCAGAATGCTCCGCGACGAAGCGAAGTACAAACCCCATCTCGCCAGCGAACTCGGAGTCTCGAAATCGACGGTGTACAACTGGGCGACGGAACTCATCGAGTACGACATCGTTCGACGGACCGACGAGGGGTACGAACTCACGGCGCTGGGTGAGCAACTCTTCGAGTTTTACCACTGCGTAACCCGCGTTACGACGCAACTCTACGACATGCAGACGTTCCTCGAAGCCCTCCCGAACCACCACCACCCTCCGCTTTCGACCCTCGCGGACGCTGACATCGTGGACGAAAGCGACCACCCGTACGCACCGTTCGAGAGGGTGGTCGATTGGGTGAAAGACGCTGAACACGTCGTCGGCACTCCGGCGATTATGTCCACCGAGAAGTTGGAAGCGCTCGCTCCGAAGTTCCGGTCGAACGAAATGTCCGCCGATGTCGTTCTGGAGCGCAAGGACGTGGAGTTGATGAGACGCCACGTTCCCGATACGCTGGACGCCATCCTCGGAAACGCCACCGTGTACGAGACCGAACGTGAGATTCCGGTTCGACTGTACATCACCGAAAGCCTGTCGCCCTCGGTCGGTATCGCAACGCTGACCGACAACAGGCAAATATCGATGTTCGTCCAACTCCGAGGCGACGAGGCGGTCGAGTGGGGGTTCGAGCTGTACGAGGAGTTCCGCAAAGATGCGACCCGAATCGAGACGTTTCGATAA
- a CDS encoding DUF1405 domain-containing protein — MTTLERYARRYLEDGPNLAWLLAVNVLAILVGVQFYVGTLPEVPVYLWAFYADSPAALFLVTLSLATLLPNLGRPLDAAPRNRALAYLHTLAFAWLVKYGVWTFVSLNLGFSAYFGPPWNPDAFWSYWFIVVTHLGFVVEAYLLPYFGATTRGALATTLVALLANDAIDYLLGYHPPLRYEPDLLLPAATVALSVLAVAGAASAFDRLPNTAGPE; from the coding sequence ATGACGACGTTGGAGCGGTACGCGCGCCGGTATCTCGAAGACGGCCCGAACCTCGCGTGGTTGCTGGCGGTGAACGTGCTGGCGATACTCGTCGGCGTCCAGTTCTACGTCGGGACGCTCCCCGAGGTTCCGGTCTACCTCTGGGCGTTCTACGCCGATTCGCCCGCCGCGCTGTTTCTGGTGACGCTCTCGCTGGCCACGCTCCTGCCGAACCTCGGGCGTCCGCTCGACGCCGCGCCGCGCAACCGGGCGCTCGCGTACCTCCACACGCTCGCGTTCGCGTGGCTGGTCAAGTACGGCGTCTGGACGTTCGTCTCGCTGAATCTGGGCTTCTCGGCGTACTTCGGCCCACCGTGGAACCCCGACGCCTTCTGGTCGTACTGGTTCATCGTCGTGACCCACCTCGGGTTCGTGGTCGAGGCGTACCTGCTCCCGTACTTCGGCGCGACCACCCGCGGTGCGCTGGCGACGACGCTGGTCGCCCTCCTCGCCAACGACGCCATCGACTACCTGCTGGGCTACCACCCGCCGCTCCGGTACGAACCCGACCTGCTGTTGCCCGCGGCGACCGTCGCGCTCTCCGTGCTGGCGGTGGCGGGCGCGGCCAGCGCGTTCGACCGACTCCCGAACACTGCCGGTCCGGAGTAG
- a CDS encoding ArsR/SmtB family transcription factor, translating into MDSAELLDILGNENRRRILRLLARRPCYVTEISDYLGVSPKAVIDHLRKLEDAGLVESRTDDQRRKYFSISRNLRLEVSVSPYEFGMKSAYPASANLDASRWRYLSLNVQLDATDADEDEADEAEDTTETEGVTETEDPDEAKPEEAVGTATDLAAELDELQQLQRELSLAQRWVHGRIADVQDRLGDVLDGEAESRLHAEVLAAVAGGATTTEAVGRTVEAPRHVVESSLAELADRGFVVREENGEWTLAE; encoded by the coding sequence ATGGACTCCGCCGAGTTACTCGACATCCTCGGGAACGAGAACCGCAGACGCATCCTCCGCTTGCTCGCCCGCAGGCCCTGTTACGTCACCGAGATTAGCGACTACCTCGGCGTCAGTCCCAAAGCCGTCATCGACCACCTCCGGAAGCTAGAGGACGCCGGACTCGTGGAGAGTCGGACCGACGACCAGCGCCGCAAGTACTTCAGCATCTCGCGCAACCTCCGACTGGAGGTCAGCGTCTCGCCCTACGAGTTCGGCATGAAGAGCGCCTACCCCGCAAGCGCCAACCTCGACGCGAGTCGGTGGCGCTACCTCTCGCTCAACGTCCAACTCGACGCGACCGACGCCGACGAGGACGAGGCGGACGAAGCGGAGGACACGACGGAAACGGAGGGGGTAACCGAAACGGAAGACCCGGACGAAGCCAAACCCGAGGAGGCGGTCGGAACGGCCACCGACCTCGCGGCGGAACTCGACGAACTCCAGCAACTCCAGCGCGAACTCTCGCTGGCCCAGCGGTGGGTCCACGGCCGCATCGCCGACGTACAGGACCGACTCGGCGACGTTCTCGACGGCGAGGCCGAGAGTCGCCTCCACGCGGAGGTTCTGGCGGCCGTCGCGGGCGGCGCGACCACCACCGAAGCGGTCGGCCGTACCGTCGAGGCCCCCCGCCACGTCGTGGAATCGTCGCTGGCGGAACTGGCCGACCGGGGATTCGTCGTGCGCGAGGAGAACGGGGAGTGGACGCTGGCCGAGTAG
- a CDS encoding DUF7096 domain-containing protein, whose product MSLYRAVLLALFVVGGALTAAVPAGATTHAGVDASPDVADPTELGAGHADARQETAANNSTDNTSLGADISSFMQSSAVEVGGAVETGMWTASFNATENESMRVQLVERRTDELRTQLDDLRERKAELVAEREAGNVSETAYKAKVSRLIGQINALESAIDRTADRAEKVNADTAALGRLQTETNNLTGPEIASVARNVTGVGNANGVGNGERGPPSDVDNGVGNGNGAVGANNATTGPPEGVGNGTSNAGRPGGPPADAGNFPMVGDETTNGTAVGLPNATTPTPPVTTNGTTVLSATTSVGLLGQVGAALGAPGALG is encoded by the coding sequence ATGAGCCTCTACCGAGCCGTTCTGTTGGCGCTGTTCGTCGTCGGCGGTGCGCTGACCGCCGCTGTTCCGGCGGGCGCGACGACACACGCTGGCGTCGATGCCTCCCCCGACGTGGCCGACCCGACCGAACTCGGTGCTGGCCACGCAGACGCCCGGCAGGAGACTGCCGCGAACAACAGCACCGACAACACGTCGCTGGGCGCGGACATCTCGTCGTTCATGCAGTCGAGCGCCGTCGAGGTCGGCGGTGCGGTCGAAACCGGCATGTGGACCGCATCGTTCAACGCGACCGAAAACGAGTCGATGCGGGTCCAACTGGTCGAACGTCGCACCGACGAACTCCGAACCCAACTGGACGACCTCAGGGAGCGCAAGGCCGAACTCGTCGCCGAGCGTGAGGCGGGCAACGTCAGTGAGACCGCCTACAAAGCGAAAGTCAGCCGCCTCATCGGACAAATCAACGCTCTCGAATCGGCTATCGACAGGACCGCCGACCGCGCGGAGAAGGTGAACGCCGACACCGCGGCGCTCGGACGACTTCAGACCGAGACGAACAACCTGACCGGCCCCGAAATCGCGTCGGTCGCGCGCAACGTCACCGGCGTCGGGAACGCCAACGGCGTCGGAAACGGAGAGCGCGGTCCGCCGAGCGACGTGGATAACGGCGTCGGCAACGGAAACGGCGCAGTAGGCGCGAACAACGCGACTACCGGCCCGCCGGAGGGCGTAGGTAACGGCACCTCGAACGCGGGCCGACCCGGTGGACCGCCCGCCGACGCGGGCAACTTCCCGATGGTCGGCGACGAGACGACCAACGGAACCGCAGTCGGTCTCCCGAACGCCACCACGCCGACCCCGCCCGTGACCACCAACGGAACGACGGTCCTCTCGGCCACCACCTCCGTCGGACTCCTCGGACAGGTCGGGGCCGCACTCGGCGCACCCGGTGCGCTCGGGTGA
- a CDS encoding DUF5802 family protein, with amino-acid sequence MFEEFSSGYYLGRLYVEPSDGEHAVMRRDEHRRINEQLYTSGEGIERLDTPLVMKVDQHHVAVHGDESIPEGTLVLPENLLDDTRIRNPPKLKEVLLAKADRANQLLRYQEATPGVGT; translated from the coding sequence ATGTTCGAGGAGTTTTCGAGCGGCTACTACCTCGGGCGGCTATACGTCGAGCCGTCCGACGGGGAACACGCGGTCATGCGCCGCGACGAACACAGGCGCATCAACGAACAGTTGTACACCTCCGGTGAGGGCATCGAACGACTCGACACTCCGCTCGTGATGAAGGTAGACCAACACCACGTCGCAGTCCACGGGGACGAGAGCATTCCCGAGGGGACGCTGGTGCTTCCCGAGAACCTCCTCGACGACACCCGCATCCGGAACCCCCCGAAACTCAAAGAGGTGTTGCTGGCGAAAGCCGACCGCGCGAACCAACTGCTTCGGTATCAGGAGGCGACTCCCGGCGTCGGCACTTGA
- a CDS encoding desampylase — protein sequence MATDDTDAPTLVVPESVREEILAHAREGAPEEICGILAGSRGERGPETDHHDDSDHRDDTDDSDHRDDTDDSDHRVEAHHPAENAAETPRTRYEIDPREQLALLERIEESGREVVGFYHSHPAGPPGPSATDAAQATWPGRSYVIVSLGGEEVSVGSWRWTGEEFVAETVQFVDEDAT from the coding sequence GTGGCGACCGACGACACCGACGCGCCGACCCTCGTCGTGCCCGAGTCCGTCCGCGAGGAAATCCTCGCGCACGCCCGCGAGGGCGCGCCCGAGGAAATCTGTGGCATCCTCGCGGGGAGTCGCGGCGAACGCGGCCCCGAGACCGACCACCACGACGACTCCGACCACCGCGACGACACCGACGACTCCGACCACCGCGACGACACCGACGACTCCGACCACCGCGTCGAAGCCCACCATCCCGCCGAGAACGCCGCCGAGACGCCGCGGACGCGCTACGAAATCGACCCGCGCGAGCAGTTGGCCCTGCTGGAGCGAATCGAGGAGTCGGGTCGGGAGGTGGTCGGGTTCTACCACTCCCACCCGGCGGGTCCGCCGGGACCGAGCGCCACCGACGCGGCGCAGGCGACGTGGCCCGGCCGGTCGTACGTCATCGTCTCGCTCGGCGGTGAGGAAGTTTCGGTCGGGTCGTGGCGCTGGACCGGCGAGGAGTTCGTCGCGGAGACGGTGCAGTTCGTAGACGAGGATGCGACGTGA
- a CDS encoding PspA/IM30 family protein: MGVLSRLSYVVRSKINAALNRAEDPSETLDYSYEQMRDELQEVKQGIADLTTQKKRLEMQKRKLEENVEKHNEQAREAVNQDREDLARRALEKKKQKMNQIEDLEGQIASLQNTQDNLVEKKDELQNRIEEFRTKKESMKARYEAAEAQSRVSEAMTGAGDEMEDVGRAIERAEERTEDMEARAEAMDELQDTGVFEDALSDKDSLDRELEEVRTSGEVDAELETLKAEMGKGSADSDETEAEPADLETEVETETADEDIEAELEELKDDDES, from the coding sequence ATGGGAGTACTTTCACGCCTGTCGTACGTCGTTCGGTCGAAGATAAACGCCGCCCTCAATCGGGCCGAGGACCCCTCGGAGACGCTCGATTACTCCTACGAGCAGATGCGCGACGAGTTGCAGGAGGTCAAACAGGGTATCGCGGACCTGACCACCCAGAAAAAGCGCCTCGAAATGCAGAAGCGCAAACTCGAAGAGAACGTCGAGAAGCACAACGAGCAGGCCCGCGAAGCCGTCAATCAGGACCGAGAGGACCTCGCGCGGCGCGCGCTGGAGAAGAAAAAGCAGAAGATGAACCAAATCGAGGACCTCGAAGGCCAAATCGCCAGCCTCCAGAACACCCAAGACAACCTCGTCGAGAAGAAAGACGAACTCCAGAACCGCATCGAGGAGTTCCGGACCAAAAAGGAGAGCATGAAAGCCCGCTACGAGGCCGCCGAAGCCCAGAGCCGGGTCTCGGAGGCCATGACCGGCGCTGGCGACGAGATGGAGGACGTTGGCCGGGCAATCGAACGCGCCGAGGAGCGCACCGAGGACATGGAGGCCCGCGCCGAAGCGATGGACGAGTTGCAGGACACGGGCGTCTTCGAGGACGCGCTCTCGGACAAGGACAGCCTCGACCGCGAACTCGAAGAGGTCCGGACCTCCGGTGAAGTGGACGCCGAACTCGAAACCCTGAAAGCCGAGATGGGCAAGGGGTCGGCCGACTCCGACGAAACCGAGGCCGAACCCGCGGACCTCGAAACCGAAGTCGAGACCGAGACCGCGGACGAGGACATCGAAGCCGAGTTAGAGGAACTCAAAGACGACGACGAGAGCTAA
- the carB gene encoding carbamoyl-phosphate synthase large subunit, translating to MTEETVGEGRTILLIGSGPIQIGQAAEFDYSGAQACRALQEEGARVVLVNSNPATIMTDPEMADEVYIEPITTEAIAEIVRKENPDGVIAGLGGQTGLNVTAELSEEGVLEEYDVDIMGTPLDTIYATEDRDLFRQRMEELGQPVARSTTISLDEDEEVSELTEDDLSERVEAAVEEVGGLPVIARTTYTLGGSGSGVVSEMDELLVRVRKGLRLSRNSEVLITESISGWVELEYEVMRDAGDSCIIICNMENIDPMGIHTGESTVVTPSQVIPDDGHQEMRDAALEVIRDLGIQGGCNIQFAWRDDGTPGGEYRVVEVNPRVSRSSALASKATGYPIARVTAKVALGKRLHEIENEITGQTTAAFEPAIDYVVTKVPRWPKDKFGDVDFELGTAMKSTGEAMAIGRTFEESLLKALRSSEYDPDVDWADVDDETLDADYLETPTPDRPYAMFEAFERGYTVEEVVDLTGIEEWYVERFQNVAEAAVAAQEGEFEDAAERGFTDHEITAIAGGEFDDTHSSWLPAEDAGDGKETSADGAGVTVKDVEASAPDRDFKQVDTCAGEFEASTPYYYSSRKPGAGLGRDEVQVDRDVESVVVVGGGPIRIGQGVEFDYCSVHAVRALREQGIDAHVVNNNPETVSTDYDTSDGLFFEPITAEEVADVIETTNADGVMVQFGGQTSVDIGDPLEAEIERRGLDCEILGTAVEAMDLAEDRDRFNRLMADLGISQPEGGSATSEEEALELAHDIGYPVLVRPSYVLGGRAMDVVYDDDELVEYIEEAVRVSPDKPILVDDFLADAVELDVDAVADGEDVLIGGIMEHVETAGVHSGDSACMIPTRALDDDTLGRVREVVEDIAVALDTVGLLNVQLAVQDGEVFVLEANPRSSRTVPFVSKATGVPIAKLAAKVMAGESLTELDVDEQVPEQVSVKEVVLPFDRLPGSDPRLGPEMKSTGEVMGTADTFGKAYDKAQDSTGKPIPDEGTALVDLTDDFGEYFSTEQFADYFDVVTPEEYEDDADEWADRAKQAVLDGDIDLIVSRHRDLLETAVEEEITYFSTEASAAAALEALAARDEPLDVEPVGDRVKQVREWGR from the coding sequence ATGACCGAGGAAACCGTAGGCGAGGGACGCACGATTCTGCTCATCGGTAGCGGGCCAATCCAAATCGGACAGGCCGCGGAGTTCGACTACTCCGGCGCGCAGGCCTGCCGCGCGCTTCAGGAGGAGGGCGCGCGAGTCGTGTTGGTCAACTCCAACCCCGCGACCATCATGACCGACCCCGAGATGGCCGACGAGGTGTACATCGAACCCATCACCACCGAAGCCATCGCCGAAATCGTCCGGAAGGAGAACCCCGACGGCGTTATCGCCGGACTCGGGGGCCAGACGGGTCTGAACGTCACCGCGGAACTCTCCGAGGAGGGGGTCTTAGAGGAGTACGACGTGGACATCATGGGGACGCCGCTGGACACCATCTACGCGACCGAAGACCGCGACCTGTTCCGCCAGCGCATGGAGGAGTTGGGCCAACCCGTCGCTCGCTCGACCACCATCTCGCTGGACGAGGACGAGGAAGTCTCGGAACTGACCGAAGACGACCTGAGCGAACGCGTGGAGGCCGCCGTCGAGGAAGTCGGCGGCCTCCCCGTCATCGCCCGGACGACCTACACCCTCGGCGGGTCGGGGTCCGGGGTCGTCTCGGAGATGGACGAACTGCTCGTTCGCGTCCGGAAGGGTCTTCGCCTCTCGCGCAACAGCGAAGTCCTCATCACCGAGTCCATCTCCGGGTGGGTCGAACTGGAGTACGAGGTGATGCGCGACGCGGGCGACTCGTGTATCATCATCTGCAACATGGAGAACATCGACCCGATGGGCATCCACACCGGCGAATCCACCGTCGTGACGCCCTCGCAGGTCATCCCCGACGACGGCCATCAGGAGATGCGCGACGCCGCACTCGAAGTGATTCGAGACCTCGGAATTCAGGGCGGGTGTAACATCCAGTTCGCGTGGCGCGACGACGGCACCCCCGGCGGCGAGTACCGCGTCGTGGAGGTCAACCCCCGCGTCTCGCGTTCCTCGGCGCTCGCCTCGAAAGCGACCGGCTACCCCATCGCCCGCGTGACCGCGAAGGTCGCACTCGGCAAGCGCCTCCACGAAATCGAGAACGAGATTACGGGCCAGACCACCGCGGCCTTCGAACCGGCAATCGACTACGTGGTCACGAAGGTTCCGCGCTGGCCCAAGGACAAGTTCGGCGACGTGGACTTCGAGTTGGGCACCGCGATGAAATCGACGGGCGAGGCGATGGCAATCGGGCGCACCTTCGAGGAGTCCCTGCTGAAGGCCCTCCGGTCGTCGGAGTACGACCCCGACGTGGACTGGGCAGACGTGGACGACGAGACCCTCGACGCCGACTACCTCGAAACGCCGACGCCCGACCGCCCCTACGCCATGTTCGAGGCGTTCGAGCGCGGCTACACCGTCGAGGAAGTCGTGGACCTCACCGGCATCGAAGAGTGGTACGTCGAGCGCTTCCAGAACGTCGCCGAGGCCGCAGTCGCGGCCCAAGAGGGCGAGTTCGAGGACGCCGCCGAACGCGGCTTCACCGACCACGAGATTACGGCCATCGCGGGCGGCGAGTTCGACGACACCCACTCGTCGTGGCTCCCGGCGGAGGACGCGGGCGACGGAAAGGAAACGTCCGCCGACGGCGCGGGCGTCACCGTCAAGGACGTGGAGGCCAGCGCGCCCGACCGTGACTTCAAGCAGGTGGACACCTGCGCGGGCGAGTTCGAGGCCTCGACGCCCTACTACTACTCCTCGCGGAAACCCGGTGCGGGACTCGGCCGCGACGAGGTACAGGTCGATAGGGACGTGGAGAGCGTCGTGGTGGTCGGCGGCGGTCCCATCCGCATCGGGCAGGGCGTCGAGTTCGACTACTGCTCGGTCCACGCGGTCCGCGCACTGCGCGAGCAAGGTATCGACGCCCACGTCGTCAACAACAACCCCGAGACGGTCTCGACCGACTACGACACCTCCGACGGTCTCTTCTTCGAACCCATCACCGCCGAGGAAGTCGCGGACGTAATCGAGACCACTAACGCCGACGGCGTGATGGTTCAGTTCGGCGGTCAGACCTCCGTGGACATCGGCGACCCACTCGAAGCCGAAATCGAGCGCCGGGGACTCGACTGCGAGATTCTGGGCACCGCAGTCGAGGCGATGGACCTCGCGGAGGACCGCGACCGGTTCAACCGCCTGATGGCGGACTTGGGAATCAGCCAACCGGAAGGCGGCTCTGCGACCAGCGAGGAGGAGGCGCTCGAACTCGCTCACGACATCGGCTACCCGGTCCTCGTTCGGCCCTCCTACGTTCTCGGCGGGCGCGCGATGGACGTGGTGTACGACGACGACGAACTCGTCGAGTACATCGAGGAAGCCGTCAGAGTCAGCCCCGACAAGCCGATTCTCGTGGACGATTTCCTCGCGGACGCGGTGGAACTCGACGTTGACGCCGTGGCGGACGGCGAGGACGTACTCATCGGGGGAATCATGGAACACGTCGAGACCGCCGGGGTCCACTCCGGTGACTCGGCCTGTATGATTCCGACGCGCGCGCTGGACGACGACACCCTCGGTCGGGTCCGCGAAGTGGTCGAAGACATCGCGGTGGCGCTGGACACCGTGGGTCTGCTGAACGTCCAACTCGCCGTGCAGGACGGCGAGGTGTTCGTCCTCGAAGCCAACCCGCGTTCGTCGCGGACCGTCCCGTTCGTCTCGAAGGCGACGGGCGTCCCCATCGCCAAACTCGCCGCGAAGGTGATGGCGGGCGAGTCGCTGACCGAGTTGGACGTAGACGAACAGGTGCCCGAACAGGTCAGCGTCAAGGAAGTCGTCCTGCCGTTCGACCGCCTGCCGGGGAGCGACCCCCGCCTCGGTCCCGAGATGAAATCGACCGGCGAGGTCATGGGCACCGCAGACACCTTCGGCAAGGCCTACGACAAGGCCCAAGACTCCACCGGCAAGCCCATTCCCGACGAGGGCACCGCGCTGGTGGACCTCACCGACGACTTCGGCGAGTACTTCAGCACCGAGCAGTTCGCCGACTACTTCGACGTGGTGACGCCCGAGGAGTACGAGGACGACGCCGACGAGTGGGCCGACCGCGCGAAGCAGGCGGTCTTGGACGGCGACATCGACCTCATCGTCTCGCGGCACCGCGACCTGTTGGAGACTGCGGTCGAAGAGGAGATTACCTACTTCTCGACCGAAGCGAGCGCCGCCGCCGCGTTGGAGGCGCTGGCGGCCCGCGACGAACCGCTCGACGTGGAACCGGTCGGTGACCGGGTGAAGCAGGTCCGCGAGTGGGGTCGGTAA
- a CDS encoding NUDIX hydrolase: MSADDTAADADTPTPEDRHENARQHVVAVDADDEKQETVNRLDAHTGDGIRHRAFTSLVFDGDGNILLAQRAPDKRLWGTWWDGTVASHPVEGQSQEEATRQRLEEELGITPDQYDDLRVTDRFEYKRYFENAGVEHEVCAVLKLTLDDLSLDPDEEEVAGLMWVPYERLHEHPEWYRQLRLCPWFEIAMRRDFE, from the coding sequence ATGAGCGCCGACGACACGGCGGCAGACGCCGACACACCCACGCCGGAGGACCGCCACGAGAACGCACGCCAGCACGTCGTCGCGGTGGACGCCGACGACGAGAAACAGGAGACCGTCAACCGACTCGACGCACACACCGGCGACGGCATCCGTCACCGAGCGTTCACCTCGCTGGTGTTCGACGGCGACGGCAACATCCTGCTGGCCCAGCGCGCGCCCGACAAGCGCCTGTGGGGAACGTGGTGGGACGGCACCGTCGCCTCCCATCCGGTGGAAGGACAGAGCCAAGAGGAAGCGACCCGCCAGCGCCTCGAAGAAGAGTTGGGCATCACGCCCGACCAGTACGACGACCTGCGCGTGACCGACCGCTTCGAGTACAAGCGCTACTTCGAGAACGCGGGCGTCGAACACGAGGTCTGTGCCGTGCTGAAACTGACCTTGGACGACCTGTCGCTCGACCCCGACGAGGAGGAGGTCGCGGGTCTGATGTGGGTCCCCTACGAGCGACTCCACGAACACCCCGAGTGGTACCGCCAGTTGCGCCTCTGCCCGTGGTTCGAGATTGCGATGCGGCGGGACTTCGAGTAG
- a CDS encoding zinc-binding dehydrogenase, with the protein MKAVQFSEHGDRSVIDYDEFPDPSPDRDEVLVDVKAGALNHLDVWTRKGLPGVNLDMPHIPGSDGAGVVLEVGEDVTRFEPGDRVAVSAGVYCGKCEYCRHGEYSMCVNYHIIGEHVRGVHSERAAVPEDNLVEVPSSVEFETAAAAPLVFQTAWRMLLNRGGLDSGESVLVLGASGGVGHAAVQIADHAGAEVYATASTDEKLEYAEEVGADHVINYADDDFAAEIREMTGKRGVDMVVDHIGEATYPDSLKSLAKGGRVVTCGATTGPNPGAGLNRIFWNQLSVVGSTMGNPGEVDDVLELVWDGTFEPRIRDVLPMSEAARAHEMLEEREGFGKVVVVPDSEYDG; encoded by the coding sequence ATGAAAGCCGTCCAGTTCAGCGAACACGGGGACCGAAGCGTCATCGACTACGACGAGTTTCCGGACCCGTCGCCGGACCGCGACGAAGTACTGGTAGACGTGAAGGCGGGCGCACTCAACCACCTCGACGTGTGGACTCGGAAGGGACTGCCGGGAGTGAACCTCGACATGCCTCACATCCCCGGAAGCGACGGGGCGGGCGTCGTCCTCGAAGTCGGCGAGGACGTGACCCGGTTCGAACCCGGCGACCGGGTGGCGGTATCGGCGGGCGTCTACTGCGGCAAGTGCGAGTACTGTCGCCACGGCGAGTACTCGATGTGCGTCAACTACCACATCATCGGCGAACACGTCAGGGGCGTCCACAGCGAACGCGCCGCGGTTCCGGAGGACAATCTGGTCGAAGTGCCGTCGAGCGTCGAGTTCGAAACCGCCGCGGCCGCACCGCTGGTCTTCCAGACCGCGTGGCGGATGCTCCTCAACCGGGGCGGTCTCGACTCCGGTGAGTCGGTGCTGGTCCTCGGGGCCTCGGGCGGCGTCGGCCACGCCGCGGTCCAAATCGCCGACCACGCTGGCGCGGAGGTGTACGCCACCGCCTCGACCGACGAGAAACTGGAGTACGCCGAGGAGGTGGGTGCCGACCACGTTATCAACTACGCCGACGACGACTTCGCCGCCGAGATACGCGAGATGACCGGCAAGCGCGGCGTCGATATGGTGGTAGACCACATCGGCGAGGCCACTTACCCCGACTCGCTCAAGAGTCTCGCCAAGGGCGGCCGGGTCGTCACCTGCGGGGCGACCACCGGGCCGAACCCCGGCGCGGGCCTGAACCGCATCTTCTGGAATCAACTGTCGGTCGTCGGGTCCACGATGGGGAACCCCGGCGAGGTGGACGACGTTCTCGAACTCGTCTGGGACGGCACCTTCGAACCTCGAATCCGGGACGTACTGCCGATGAGCGAGGCGGCCCGCGCCCACGAGATGCTCGAAGAGCGCGAGGGCTTCGGGAAAGTCGTGGTCGTCCCCGACAGCGAGTACGACGGATGA
- a CDS encoding MogA/MoaB family molybdenum cofactor biosynthesis protein yields MVDFQSRDTRRGRDDEDDEDDRDSPPSDSDDGGGHDDSTGHDGSDDHQHADHGHHAHDVDSLGAAVVTVSSSRSLSEDPAGDAIVAGLEDAGHKVVSRDLIDDSYDGVQGSIDALVGRGDVDVVVTTGGTGVTPDDVTIEAVEPLFDKELPGFGELFRLLSHDEIGTRVVGTRATAGVVDGVVVFCLPGSENAARLGVEQIIVEEAGHLAGLASREE; encoded by the coding sequence ATGGTCGATTTCCAATCGCGCGACACGCGGCGCGGACGTGACGACGAGGACGACGAGGACGACCGAGACTCGCCACCGTCCGACAGCGACGACGGCGGGGGCCACGACGACTCCACAGGTCACGACGGGAGCGACGACCACCAGCACGCCGACCACGGCCACCACGCCCACGACGTGGATTCGCTCGGCGCGGCGGTCGTCACCGTCTCCTCCTCGCGGAGTCTCTCCGAGGACCCCGCAGGGGACGCCATCGTCGCCGGACTCGAAGACGCCGGGCACAAGGTGGTTAGCCGCGACCTCATCGACGACAGTTACGACGGCGTGCAGGGGTCTATCGACGCCCTAGTCGGCCGCGGCGACGTTGACGTGGTGGTCACGACCGGCGGAACCGGCGTGACGCCCGACGACGTGACCATCGAGGCGGTCGAACCCCTCTTCGACAAGGAACTCCCCGGATTCGGCGAACTGTTCCGACTGCTCTCTCACGACGAAATCGGCACGCGAGTCGTCGGCACGCGCGCCACCGCGGGCGTCGTGGACGGCGTGGTCGTCTTCTGTCTGCCGGGGAGCGAGAACGCCGCGAGACTCGGCGTCGAGCAGATAATCGTGGAGGAGGCGGGCCACCTCGCCGGTCTCGCCTCGCGCGAAGAATAG